From Poecile atricapillus isolate bPoeAtr1 chromosome 11, bPoeAtr1.hap1, whole genome shotgun sequence, one genomic window encodes:
- the LOC131583348 gene encoding sodium/nucleoside cotransporter 1-like isoform X2 yields the protein MEGNQITLDSLEKGTDNPVFSFEGEKRHDEGGAPCSESQEERREGKGRFSSYCRKALQPVSKAKHFCKAHAKVLRRVVLGLLGVAYLCYFIAACYLSFQRALALVVMTAVVAFFICWDIFKKHCGAKVLLLLRPVGKCFQKSWPWLKWLLWVALLAGLIVWLALDTGRNPEQLISLGGFCFLVLFLFAFSKHHGAVSWRAVFWGLGLEFLLGLFVLRTTPGTQAFQWLGDQIQYFLGYTTAGSSFVFGNTLIQEVFAFQTLPIIVFFSCVMSILYYLGVMQWLILKISWLLQVSMGTTPTETLSVAGNIFVGQTEAPLLIRPYLPDMTLSEIHAVMTGGFSTIAGSVMGAYISFGIDAASLIAASVMAAPCALAMAKLVYPEVEESKFKGKASIRLSSGEEQNILEAASNGAATSVGLVANIAANLIAFLAVLEFINAALRWFGEMVDIEGLTFQVICSYVLMPVAFLMGADWADSPLVAELLGIKIFLNEFVAYQQLAKYKKNRLMGLEEWDGNRKQWISERAESITTFALCGFANLSSIGITLGGLTSMVPQRKGDFASVVLRALLTGICVSMLNACLAGLLHVPTQVGDCAMFFSTTNFSSTSYTMYTCCKQLFASSVLQNGTLSFTGSWAEQAESVLWLGECCVYYNHTSCAGTI from the exons atggaaggaAACCAGATAACCCTGGACAGCCTTGAGAAGGGCACAGATAACCCAGTTTTCAGCTTTGAG GGAGAGAAGAGACATGATGAAGGTGGTGCTCCATGCAGTGAGAGCcaagaggagagaagagaaggaaaagggagattCTCCTCCTACTGCAG GAAGGCTCTACAGCCAGTATCAAAGGCAAAGCATTTCTGCAAGGCTCATGCCAAGGTCTTGAGAAGAGTTGTCCTGGGGCTCCTTGGAGTAG CCTACCTGTGCTACTTCATTGCGGCCTGTTACCTCAGCTTCCAGCGAGCCCTTGCTTTGGTGGTCATGACTGCTGTGGTTGCCTTCTTCATCTGCTGGGACATCTTCAAGAAGCACTGTGGGGCAAAGGTTCTGCTGCTCCTCCGCCCTGTTGGGAAGTGCTTCCAAAAGTCCTGGCCATGGCTGAAATG GCTCCTGTGGGTGGCCCTCCTGGCAGGCCTGATTGTGTGGCTGGCTTTGGACACTGGCAGAAACCCAGAGCAGCTCATTTCATTAGGCGGCTTCTGCTTTTTGGTGCTGTTCCTGTTTGCCTTCTCCAAGCACCATGGTGCG gtgtcctggAGAGCCGTTTTCTGGGGCCTTGGTTTGGAGTTCTTACTCGGACTCTTTGTCCTCCGAACAACTCCTGGCACCCAAGCTTTCCAATGGCTGGGAGACCAGATCCAG TACTTCCTGGGCTACACCACAGCTGGCTCCAGCTTTGTCTTTGGGAACACACTCATTCAAGAAGTCTTTGCCTTCCAG ACCCTGCCCATCATTGTTTTCTTCAGCTGTGTGATGTCCATCCTCTACTACCTCGGTGTCATGCAGTGGCTTATTCTCAAG ATCTCCTGGCTGCTTCAAGTCTCAATGGGCACCACTCCCACTGAGACTCTCAGTGTGGCAGGGAACATTTTTGTGGGACAG ACCGAAGCCCCACTGCTCATCCGCCCGTACCTCCCAGACATGACCCTGTCAGAAATCCATGCTGTGATGACCGGTGGCTTTTCCACCATCGCAGGCAGCGTGATGGGTGCCTACATATCCTTTGGG ATTGATGCAGCATCACTGATTGCAGCTTCTGTAATGGCTGCACCCTGTGCCCTCGCCATGGCCAAACTCGTCTACCCTGAAGTGGAGGAGTCCAAGTTCAAGGGCAAAGCAAGCATCCGCCTCTCCAGTGG GGAAGAGCAGAACATCTTGGAAGCTGCTAGCAATGGGGCTGCCACCTCCGTGGGGCTCGTTGCCAACATCGCAGCCAACCTCATCGCCTTCCTGGCCGTGCTGGAGTTCATCAATGCTGCCCTCCGCTGGTTCGGGGAGATGGTAGACATCGAGGGTCTGACTTTCCAG GTGATCTGCTCCTATGTCCTCATGCCTGTGGCCTTTCTCATGGGGGCAGACTGGGCAGACTCACCGCTGGTGGCTGAACTCCTGGGGATCAAGATCTTCCTGAATGAGTTTGTGGCATACCAGCAGCTGGCCAAATACAAGAAGAACCGTCTGATGGGCCTGGAGGAGTGGGATGGGAACCGGAAGCAGTGGATATCT GAGCGAGCTGAGAGCATCACCACCTTTGCCCTCTGTGGATTCGCCAACCTCAGCTCCATTGGCATCACTCTGGGAGGCCTGA CTTCCATGGTGCCCCAGCGCAAGGGTGACTTTGCCTCCGTGGTGCTGCGGGCCCTGCTCACTGGCATCTGCGTCTCCATGCTCAATGCCTGCCTGGCAG GTCTCCTCCATGTGCCAACACAGGTGGGTGACTGCGCAATGTTCTTCAGCACCACCAACTTCAGCTCGACCAGCTACACTATGTACACCTGCTGTAAGCAGCTCTTTGCCAG CTCAGTGCTCCAGAATGGGACTCTCTCCTTCACGGGATCCTGGGCTGAGCAGGCAGAGAGCGTGCTCTGGCTCGGAGAGTGCTGTGTGTACTACAACCACACATCCTGTGCAGGGACAATCTAG
- the LOC131583348 gene encoding sodium/nucleoside cotransporter 1-like isoform X1, producing the protein MVSVLGFLTMAHLHHLLLLEVMVMAWLWWLGCNWGGLAWLGLIFCVHLLCLSCFLHVTLSRKALQPVSKAKHFCKAHAKVLRRVVLGLLGVAYLCYFIAACYLSFQRALALVVMTAVVAFFICWDIFKKHCGAKVLLLLRPVGKCFQKSWPWLKWLLWVALLAGLIVWLALDTGRNPEQLISLGGFCFLVLFLFAFSKHHGAVSWRAVFWGLGLEFLLGLFVLRTTPGTQAFQWLGDQIQYFLGYTTAGSSFVFGNTLIQEVFAFQTLPIIVFFSCVMSILYYLGVMQWLILKISWLLQVSMGTTPTETLSVAGNIFVGQTEAPLLIRPYLPDMTLSEIHAVMTGGFSTIAGSVMGAYISFGIDAASLIAASVMAAPCALAMAKLVYPEVEESKFKGKASIRLSSGEEQNILEAASNGAATSVGLVANIAANLIAFLAVLEFINAALRWFGEMVDIEGLTFQVICSYVLMPVAFLMGADWADSPLVAELLGIKIFLNEFVAYQQLAKYKKNRLMGLEEWDGNRKQWISERAESITTFALCGFANLSSIGITLGGLTSMVPQRKGDFASVVLRALLTGICVSMLNACLAGLLHVPTQVGDCAMFFSTTNFSSTSYTMYTCCKQLFASSVLQNGTLSFTGSWAEQAESVLWLGECCVYYNHTSCAGTI; encoded by the exons ATGGTGAGCGTGCTGGGGTTTCTCACCATGGCCCATCTGCACCACCTCCTGTTGCTGGAGGTCATGGTCATGGCTTGGCTCTGGTGGCTTGGCTGCAATTGGGGTGGTTTGGCTTGGCTTGGGCTGATCTTTTGTGTCCATCTTCTGTGTCTCTCATGTTTCCTGCATGTGACTCTCTCCAGGAAGGCTCTACAGCCAGTATCAAAGGCAAAGCATTTCTGCAAGGCTCATGCCAAGGTCTTGAGAAGAGTTGTCCTGGGGCTCCTTGGAGTAG CCTACCTGTGCTACTTCATTGCGGCCTGTTACCTCAGCTTCCAGCGAGCCCTTGCTTTGGTGGTCATGACTGCTGTGGTTGCCTTCTTCATCTGCTGGGACATCTTCAAGAAGCACTGTGGGGCAAAGGTTCTGCTGCTCCTCCGCCCTGTTGGGAAGTGCTTCCAAAAGTCCTGGCCATGGCTGAAATG GCTCCTGTGGGTGGCCCTCCTGGCAGGCCTGATTGTGTGGCTGGCTTTGGACACTGGCAGAAACCCAGAGCAGCTCATTTCATTAGGCGGCTTCTGCTTTTTGGTGCTGTTCCTGTTTGCCTTCTCCAAGCACCATGGTGCG gtgtcctggAGAGCCGTTTTCTGGGGCCTTGGTTTGGAGTTCTTACTCGGACTCTTTGTCCTCCGAACAACTCCTGGCACCCAAGCTTTCCAATGGCTGGGAGACCAGATCCAG TACTTCCTGGGCTACACCACAGCTGGCTCCAGCTTTGTCTTTGGGAACACACTCATTCAAGAAGTCTTTGCCTTCCAG ACCCTGCCCATCATTGTTTTCTTCAGCTGTGTGATGTCCATCCTCTACTACCTCGGTGTCATGCAGTGGCTTATTCTCAAG ATCTCCTGGCTGCTTCAAGTCTCAATGGGCACCACTCCCACTGAGACTCTCAGTGTGGCAGGGAACATTTTTGTGGGACAG ACCGAAGCCCCACTGCTCATCCGCCCGTACCTCCCAGACATGACCCTGTCAGAAATCCATGCTGTGATGACCGGTGGCTTTTCCACCATCGCAGGCAGCGTGATGGGTGCCTACATATCCTTTGGG ATTGATGCAGCATCACTGATTGCAGCTTCTGTAATGGCTGCACCCTGTGCCCTCGCCATGGCCAAACTCGTCTACCCTGAAGTGGAGGAGTCCAAGTTCAAGGGCAAAGCAAGCATCCGCCTCTCCAGTGG GGAAGAGCAGAACATCTTGGAAGCTGCTAGCAATGGGGCTGCCACCTCCGTGGGGCTCGTTGCCAACATCGCAGCCAACCTCATCGCCTTCCTGGCCGTGCTGGAGTTCATCAATGCTGCCCTCCGCTGGTTCGGGGAGATGGTAGACATCGAGGGTCTGACTTTCCAG GTGATCTGCTCCTATGTCCTCATGCCTGTGGCCTTTCTCATGGGGGCAGACTGGGCAGACTCACCGCTGGTGGCTGAACTCCTGGGGATCAAGATCTTCCTGAATGAGTTTGTGGCATACCAGCAGCTGGCCAAATACAAGAAGAACCGTCTGATGGGCCTGGAGGAGTGGGATGGGAACCGGAAGCAGTGGATATCT GAGCGAGCTGAGAGCATCACCACCTTTGCCCTCTGTGGATTCGCCAACCTCAGCTCCATTGGCATCACTCTGGGAGGCCTGA CTTCCATGGTGCCCCAGCGCAAGGGTGACTTTGCCTCCGTGGTGCTGCGGGCCCTGCTCACTGGCATCTGCGTCTCCATGCTCAATGCCTGCCTGGCAG GTCTCCTCCATGTGCCAACACAGGTGGGTGACTGCGCAATGTTCTTCAGCACCACCAACTTCAGCTCGACCAGCTACACTATGTACACCTGCTGTAAGCAGCTCTTTGCCAG CTCAGTGCTCCAGAATGGGACTCTCTCCTTCACGGGATCCTGGGCTGAGCAGGCAGAGAGCGTGCTCTGGCTCGGAGAGTGCTGTGTGTACTACAACCACACATCCTGTGCAGGGACAATCTAG